Part of the Brassica oleracea var. oleracea cultivar TO1000 chromosome C8, BOL, whole genome shotgun sequence genome is shown below.
CCCGGACCAAGATGGGGACCGAAGACCGCCAAGCCGAGCACGAGAAAAAAAGAAAAATGGGCCTGAAAAGGCTGCTACTACCAGAGCCGGAAGGAGCTCTAAGACCTGCAAAGCAAGTGTTGCCGAGCAAAAATACCATGAACAAAGAGAGTGCCCATGGTATACATATTTACCGTGTTCTAACGTAAATTACCTTGATTCGGAATTTACATTAGCTTTCGTATTTGGTTCCATAGCCACTAGTAAGGATTAATGGTAGATAGCGACAGAGATATTTAACGCACCAGCAAATTATGTTAGGCAAACGTCATGTTTTTAACAACTGTTCAACCTATTTGTTTCAGTTCTGACTTTGTGTATCACGACGAATTACACTTTCAATTAATGATGAATATATTTTTGGTATTGTTTTTTTTTTTTTTTTTATGCACCAAAGAACAAATTAGAGCGTTACAGTTTCAACTGTTTCCTTCTTTGTTATGCACCAAAGAAACTAAAGATATGAAATTTTACAAATTTCCTGCAAGGGTATTATTATATGGATTTTTGCTTCGGAATAAGAGAAATCAATTTGTCATTTATGTTTGGTGTCCAAATCCAGTGAGTGGAGTAACGTATAACGTATGTTTCAAACTAATATAAATGTTCATGGATGAGAATAAAGTTGCAGAAAATGTGGACGGTGGTAACAACGTCCTTCAACACTCAGGAAGCTGCTCTGTCATGGGACCATTTATCACATTTGGAGACATCGTAACAACGTCCTTCATGACAGTGTGCATCTCTCCCCGCAGCAGGTGTTCAAGCTCATAGACCGAGATATCAAGAATGCCATCACTGCGAGACAGCAAAAGAGGAACTTCTTAGGACTAATGACCCTTTGGATCAGATGACCACCATCTCTAGTTCAAAATCTACTGATTTTTTTGTTTTTTATCTAATTTTTACCAAGAAATAAGTGTGTAAAAGTCTTTAACTTGTTTAGGACAAACATTTCATTAACATTAATGATATTAAAAAAAAAAAAAAAAAAAATGTGGACGGTGGTGCCGGGTGCGTTAGGGCCACGCGAGGTATGGAGACGAGGCTATCGTTGAAACTAAAAGATTATTCGACCAAGAAAACGAGAACCAATAAGAGGATAAGCAACTAAACACTTTATAGTATAGATTATCCCCACGCGCATGGCTATTGAGTCTCGACTACAAAGGAAAACACCAAACAAGATTCTCCTCTAGATTATTATCCTTTTCAAAAGATTCTTTCTCTTTTTTCTTAAGTTTCTAAGCATGAGTGAAAAGGTTAAGTTTATTAGCAAATCGACCGGTAAATGCGAGCAAATTCATTTTCAAGCAGCTCCAAAGAATTAGAAGAGCCGCAAGACGTTTTGATTTTCTTTAACCAATACTTTTATTTGAAATTAAACAAAACAAATTCGCGTCTAAAACATCTCCAACCCACCTCTATATTTGTTTCTATAATAGTATTTAGAGGTAAAATCACTTCAACCATACTCTATTTCTTCCTCTAAAATAGAGATTGCTATTTTCATCTCTATATTTAGAGGAATAAATAGCATTCCTCTATAATGGAGAGATACTTTTTTATTCACAAAATGATCATTTAACTTTTTACTTTAACAATTATAATCAAAATAAATATTTTTTAGTGAAAATATATTGTTTATATAAATATATAATCATCCTTTTTATTTACATAATTAATAGTTTCTATAAAAATATTCAATGTAAATAATATCATAATTTTATGAATGTTAAAATAAATTGGGTTGGTTTTCAACTTTTACAAGTAAAATGTACTATTTGTAAAATTAGAAAAAAATATATCAAAAATATTATTTTTTAGAGGAATAAATAGAGGAATACATTGGAGACAAATCCATCTCTATTATAGAATTCTCATATTTTAGAGGAAAAAATAGGGAAATAGATCGGAGAAGTCTAAAAAAGAACTATATAGTATGGTATTCAGTTGACAATATTAACATGTAGCTTATCAGTTTATATCTTTGTCAACTAAGAGATCCAGCTCCGGTTAATATTCACGCCAAATCTTAATTCTGTTTATCAGACTCGCGTGGTTAAATGGTAATGGTATCTTCACTTCCATTTATTTTCACCACTTAAAAACGCATGATATTAATTAACCATCATCATATATTCATATAGCAAAATCTCTAAAACGTTCAGATATGCCATTATCACGAAACGTTTAGATTCCCAAAATCTACCATTTAGTAAACTAATTAACATTAAACTTGGAATAAGAAATAAATAACAAATTTTAGAAAAAATAACTTAATACTAAAAAAGTAAAAACGCGTTTCTTTATTTTGTACGTGTTCATCCCGTGTGTGGTTAAAACCTTTTGCTTCTTCTTGAACCGATCTTAACTTAACACAAATGCATACTTTACTTTCCTATATATATACATCGTTACACTATCTCCTATTCATTGTCTCATAAAAAAACAATCTTCTCTTTAAAACGATGGAGTGTAGACCGTTGGATCTGACGATAATATCCGCAGAGGACCTCAAAGACATCCAGCTGATCGGCAAGCAAGACCTATACGCCGTCGTTTCCCTCAACAACGACGCAAGGACCAAGCAGAAGACAAAGGTGGACAAAGACTGCGGGACGAAACCTAAGTGGAAGCATCAGATGAAGCTCACCGTCGACGACACAGCAGCGCGTGAGAACCATCTCACACTTGTCATCCAGATCGTCGCTGATCGTCCCATCGCCGGTGATAAACCAGTCGGAGAGGTTAGCGTTCCGTTGAAGGAGCTTTTGGATCAGAACAACAAGGAGGGTGACGTGGAGGAGGAGAAAACGGTTACGTATGCTGTGAAGCTGCCTAACGGTAAGACCAAAGGATCTCTCAAGTTCTCGTTCAAGTTTGGTGAGAAGTACACTTTCGGGTCTTCGAGTGATCCTCACGCGCCTGGCTCATCGAGTGTTGACCACAAGTCTACGGATCAGCCCGTCGCAGCTTACCCGCCCGGACAAGGCGCCCCGGCTGCATACCCGGCTCCTCCAGGACATGATGATAAACATGGCGGTGTTTACGGTTACCCACAGGCCGGTGGATATCCGCCACCTGGTGGTCCCGGTGGTTATCCTCCAGCTGGGCCTGGTGGGTATCCGCCTCCCGGTGCATACCCGCAACAAGGTGGATATCCACCTCAACAAGGAGGCTACCCGGGTTATCCACCACAGGGTCCAGGCTATGGGTATCCGCCACAGGGTCCAGGTTATGGGTATCCGCCACAGGGTCCGTATGGTTACCCGCAACAGCAAGCTTATGGTGGTCAACCGCAGAAACCGAAGAAGCATGGAGGAGCTGGAATGGGTCTAGGGCTTGGACTTGGAGCTGGGCTATTGGGTGGGTTGCTTGTTGGTGAAGCAATTGATGACATGGCAGATATGGGTGATTTCTGATTGGGCTTTTATCTTTATGGTATTAGCTTTCAATTTCTTGTTGTTCAAAAAAAAAAAAAAAAAACTTTCAATTTCTTAGTTAACTGCTGCTTTGTTTTTCTCTTTGGTGGATCATGTGAGAGATCAACAAGTTCTATCTTCTTGTCTTTTTGTCTTAGTTTAATTTAAAAAAAAATGAAGTTGATTTATTTTGCGTTGTGCAAGAATAATGTGCATCATAAAAGCACTAAACTCATTGATAATCAAGTTCTTTGTTTACCAACAAATAGTAAAGCATTGGCACTTCAAAAGAAGTGTAATTACTCTCTCAAAATCTATTTCACACAGACTTTCTTTAATTCCTAACTTTTTACTTGTCCTAGCGACCTTAAAAAGAGAGCAAAAACCTAAAACAATGAAATAAACACTGCAAATCCAATGTCTTATAAGCCTAAACTATAAAACAGCCCTTTAATTCCCTAGTAGTTTGGATTCAAGAGTCAGAGAGATCTCGGAAAGAAGAGTGGCAAGCTGAGTTTGGCTTTCTTAATATATTATATATAATCAAACAACAAGTCCGTTATCGTCCAGCGGTTAGGATATCTGGCTTTCACCCAGGAGACCCGGGTTCGATTCCCGGTAACGGAGCTTTTTTGTTTCATTTTTCATTTTGTCTAAGTTTTGGTGTTATTTGGGTCAACAATCATGCAGCTATACCATCAGGAACGTAATTACATGCCGCACGCACTATTTAGTTTTTAATGAATCGTATTGTTAATTCAATCTGGCAAAGTCAAACTGACAATGCAAATCCTAATAAGCCGACAGAAAAAGACTAGTCTAAATTTTTCAATATTGAAATCGGAGGGGATAAAACAAAAAGAGAGAGTTCAACATTGTATTTACTTTCGACTTTTGAAACAAATTACAACTTCATAACATAGTTTTTGAGGATCATTTTAATATGTTTCTCCTAACCGCATGATTGACATTTACCACAAATGGTTCGAAACAAGGTAGTCGTGCAGCCAAGGAGTTTGTTCAGTTTGTAATTCTATTTAATGTTCTCCACTGAAACCTGTAAATGAAGAGTTGAAGCAAACAATGTTATAGTGTGTTCAAAATGAACAAAAAAAAACTAAATATTTCCTTATGCATGAGATTTTCGAATCATCTTGTATAAAGATTTGCAGGTGATTTAGATGAATGATCAGATTGCTATATGCTAACTTTTTGTGCTAGCCCTCTAATTAAGCATAAACCGGTTGTATGGTAAGCGATGACTGAAAGAATGGTTTGGCTAAGCTACCTACTCATGGCTGACCAAGGACTATTTCCCTTTTAATGAAGACTAGTGATAAAGAGTTGAGCGGTGTCACTTACAGAGATTTGAGGCAATAGTATTTGAAACTAAACTCGTTCTGCGCTTCTAATCCCAGCATTCTTATCGAATTCATCTGAAGGAACCACGTCTGCAATAATCTTTTCTTGACC
Proteins encoded:
- the LOC106307260 gene encoding small nuclear ribonucleoprotein-associated protein B-like, whose product is MECRPLDLTIISAEDLKDIQLIGKQDLYAVVSLNNDARTKQKTKVDKDCGTKPKWKHQMKLTVDDTAARENHLTLVIQIVADRPIAGDKPVGEVSVPLKELLDQNNKEGDVEEEKTVTYAVKLPNGKTKGSLKFSFKFGEKYTFGSSSDPHAPGSSSVDHKSTDQPVAAYPPGQGAPAAYPAPPGHDDKHGGVYGYPQAGGYPPPGGPGGYPPAGPGGYPPPGAYPQQGGYPPQQGGYPGYPPQGPGYGYPPQGPGYGYPPQGPYGYPQQQAYGGQPQKPKKHGGAGMGLGLGLGAGLLGGLLVGEAIDDMADMGDF